A single window of Eleginops maclovinus isolate JMC-PN-2008 ecotype Puerto Natales chromosome 19, JC_Emac_rtc_rv5, whole genome shotgun sequence DNA harbors:
- the nkl.4 gene encoding LOW QUALITY PROTEIN: NK-lysin tandem duplicate 4 (The sequence of the model RefSeq protein was modified relative to this genomic sequence to represent the inferred CDS: inserted 1 base in 1 codon), with translation MQSYTLRDLHSLAAMESSSVLIVCILVTCSVWTVHGRSIEVNIEDQEQVEMEIFVEAGKLPGLCWACKWALNKAKKEFGRNRTREKVTSKLMNICNQIGLLKSLCRKFVKSNISVLIEELTTTDDVRTICVNTKACKPKKLFQQVYESDEGVQIXNEYPKRRMDG, from the exons ATGCAGTCATACACACTCAGAGATCTGCACTCACTGGCAGCAATGGAATCATCTTCGGTCCTGATTGTGTGCATTCTGGTGACATGTTCAG TATGGACAGTCCACGGGAGAAGCATCGAGGTCAACATTGAGGATCAGGAGCAGGTGGAAATGGAAATCTTTGTGGAGGCCGGCAAG CTTCCAGGTTTGTGCTGGGCATGCAAGTGGGCTTTAAACAAGGCCAAGAAAGAGTTCGGACGGAACAGAACGAGAGAG AAAGTGACTTCAAAGCTGATGAACATCTGCAACCAAATTGGCCTCTTAAAATCGCTGTGCCGCAAATTTGTCAAGTCAAACATATCAGTGTTAATCGAGGAGCTCACGACCACGGATGATGTGCGGACCATCTGTGTCAACACCAAAGCCTGCAA GCCAAAGAAGTTGTTCCAACAAGTTTATGAAAGTGACGAGGGTgttcaaa caaatgaatatcCCAAACGTCGCatggatggatga